Below is a genomic region from Capsicum annuum cultivar UCD-10X-F1 unplaced genomic scaffold, UCD10Xv1.1 ctg36982, whole genome shotgun sequence.
CAGTAGACATGGACATTAAAGAGCTATTGGTGATAGGAGATTCAGATTTGTTGATCCATCAGGTGCAAAGAGAATGGACCACCAAGAATGTCAAAATCCTTCCTTATGTGCAATGTGTTAAGGAATTGAGCAAAAGGTTTATGAAGATCGAATTCAAGTATGTCCCTCGAATTCAAAATGAGTTCGCCAATGCCTTGGCGACACTATCTTCAATGATTCAGTATCCAGATAAGAATTACATCGATCCCATCAAAGTGGAGATGCACAACCAACAAGCCTACTGTTTCCATATAGATGAAGAGCTAGATGGAAAGTTGTGGTACTACGACATTAAGAGGTTACTCGGAGCAGGAAGATATCCAGAAGATGCTACTGACAAAAAGAAGAGGACTTTAAGAAGAATGGCCAATCATTTTTTCTCAACGGGGAAATCCTATATAGGAGGAATCCAGACCTAGGATTGCTACGATGCGTCGATGCCACAAGATTGTTAGAGGAGATACATGAAGGAATTTGTGGACCCCACATGAACGATTTCATGCTCGCGAAGAACATTTTGAGAGCTGGATACTTTTGGATGACCATGGAGAGGGATAACATTCGATTAATGTAGAAGTGTCACCAATGTCAAGTTCATGGAGACTTTATACGAGTTCGCCAAATGAACTCAATGTGATGGGTTCTCCTTGGCCGTTTGTTACTTGGGG
It encodes:
- the LOC124891537 gene encoding uncharacterized protein LOC124891537, encoding MDIKELLVIGDSDLLIHQVQREWTTKNVKILPYVQCVKELSKRFMKIEFKYVPRIQNEFANALATLSSMIQYPDKNYIDPIKVEMHNQQAYCFHIDEELDGKLWYYDIKRLLGAGRYPEDATDKKKRTLRRMANHFFSTGKSYIGGIQT